A stretch of the Filimonas lacunae genome encodes the following:
- a CDS encoding sensor histidine kinase — MFATSRFVWLVPVLCLCVTVVAKAQKANELIRLETLAERGSKNSVIIGILVLIAFCIILYSNYRTKHQVNRQLQAQQKEIHIQNNQIKELLAEKEGLLDEKEWLLKEIHHRVKNNLQIVMSLLNSQSAYLDNEAAIAAIQNSQHRMYAMSLIHQKLYQTESLATINMQWYVTELVNYMEDCFGTTDKIVFSKQVEPLELDAAQAVPIGLILNETVSNSIKYAFPANRKGHIYITLKAQDNCYHLTITDDGIGLPENFDITTAGSLGMSLIYGLSMQLDGELTIEGDKGFHLSLQFRCEGTLEKKMLAQTTEEDITGMHTNF; from the coding sequence ATGTTCGCTACTTCCCGTTTTGTGTGGTTGGTTCCTGTTCTGTGCCTTTGTGTTACAGTGGTGGCAAAGGCTCAGAAAGCCAATGAACTGATACGCCTGGAAACCCTGGCAGAAAGGGGAAGCAAAAATAGCGTTATCATAGGCATACTGGTGCTGATTGCCTTTTGTATTATCCTCTACAGCAACTACCGCACAAAGCACCAGGTGAACCGCCAGCTGCAAGCGCAGCAAAAAGAGATACATATACAGAATAACCAGATAAAAGAACTACTGGCAGAAAAAGAAGGACTGCTGGATGAAAAAGAGTGGCTGCTAAAGGAGATACATCACCGGGTAAAAAACAACCTGCAAATAGTAATGAGCCTGTTGAACAGCCAGAGCGCCTACCTCGACAATGAAGCAGCTATTGCCGCCATTCAAAACAGTCAGCACCGCATGTATGCCATGTCACTGATTCACCAGAAGCTATATCAGACAGAAAGCCTGGCCACTATTAATATGCAATGGTATGTGACAGAGCTGGTGAACTATATGGAAGATTGCTTTGGCACAACAGATAAAATTGTATTCAGCAAACAAGTAGAACCCTTGGAGCTGGACGCAGCCCAGGCTGTGCCCATTGGCCTTATTCTCAATGAAACGGTCAGCAACTCTATTAAATACGCCTTTCCCGCAAACCGGAAAGGCCATATCTATATCACACTCAAAGCACAGGATAACTGCTATCATCTTACTATTACAGATGATGGCATAGGCTTACCGGAAAACTTTGACATTACCACTGCCGGCTCATTAGGCATGAGCCTTATCTATGGCCTGAGCATGCAGTTAGATGGCGAGCTTACCATTGAAGGGGATAAAGGCTTTCATTTGAGTTTACAGTTTCGCTGCGAAGGCACACTGGAAAAAAAAATGCTGGCACAGACCACAGAAGAAGACATTACAGGCATGCACACTAATTTTTAA
- a CDS encoding S1 family peptidase: MLYKRIFSFGLVVSSFLCLPVTARCQFPNAEKDIFSPLKQCADSLRKAEGPTITPAEVLNILDSNPPARVSVALPVTIKKQLLSASALYQQNLAAVGLVAMCAVSNPLRGVQLNHASGFVITADGVFITNYHVLYSYAHSHSMHDWGTLLVRLGNGKVYGVRKILMFSEHDDLAVLQLDVKQETLPYISLAPKDATIGEAIYVLSNSDKQLYSITTGIVSDKYNQSMGGPSGVASFDRNLLSITAEFAVGASGGPILDGNGNLVGIVSSTHVIEQMNTGHPQSQMTIKNAIPVSSLQKLTR, from the coding sequence ATGCTATACAAACGTATTTTTTCTTTTGGATTAGTAGTCAGTAGTTTTCTTTGTTTACCGGTAACAGCCCGTTGCCAGTTTCCCAATGCAGAAAAGGATATTTTTTCGCCACTGAAGCAGTGTGCCGATTCATTGAGAAAAGCGGAGGGACCAACCATTACGCCGGCAGAGGTGTTGAATATATTGGATAGTAACCCACCTGCGCGTGTATCGGTGGCATTGCCTGTTACTATCAAAAAGCAACTATTGTCGGCATCCGCACTGTATCAACAAAACCTGGCTGCGGTAGGGCTGGTGGCTATGTGTGCTGTATCCAATCCTTTACGGGGTGTGCAGTTAAACCATGCCAGTGGTTTTGTGATTACAGCGGATGGCGTTTTTATCACCAACTATCATGTACTGTATAGTTATGCGCATTCCCATTCCATGCATGACTGGGGTACGCTACTGGTGCGGCTGGGTAATGGCAAGGTATATGGCGTGAGAAAAATACTGATGTTTTCTGAGCATGATGATCTGGCTGTGCTACAGCTGGATGTGAAGCAGGAAACACTTCCTTATATTTCATTGGCGCCGAAAGATGCTACTATAGGGGAAGCTATTTATGTGTTAAGTAATTCGGATAAGCAGCTATACAGTATCACTACAGGTATTGTATCAGACAAGTACAATCAATCTATGGGTGGGCCTTCGGGTGTTGCCTCTTTTGATAGAAACCTGTTGTCTATTACAGCGGAGTTTGCTGTTGGTGCCAGTGGCGGCCCCATACTGGATGGTAATGGCAACCTGGTGGGTATTGTATCCAGCACGCATGTGATAGAACAAATGAATACGGGGCATCCACAAAGCCAGATGACCATTAAAAATGCTATCCCGGTGTCGTCTTTACAAAAGCTGACACGGTAA